The following coding sequences lie in one Apium graveolens cultivar Ventura chromosome 1, ASM990537v1, whole genome shotgun sequence genomic window:
- the LOC141713431 gene encoding uncharacterized protein LOC141713431 → MYMERKFTKFGDLLSTLLVAEQNHELVIKNHQSRPTGSSPLPEVNNMSFQQNVRGKGYRGGRGQGRYRGRGRSHGHFRPYNNSGYRKWQSESQSKRKAPRGGKTENVCYRCGMDGHWTRNCHTPDHLVKLYQSSQKSKEKMAETNFANNNIDDFPRITTGGISINGLNEPSETPIWEAED, encoded by the coding sequence ATGTACATGGAGCGCAAATTTACTAAGTTCGGGGATCTTCTATCAACTCTCCTCGTTGCTGAACAGAATCATGAATTGGTGATTAAGAATCATCAATCCCGTCCAACAGGATCTTCCCCATTACCTGAAGTAAATAACATGTCATTCCAGCAGAATGTACGTGGAAAAGGGTATAGAGGTGGACGGGGCCAAGGGCGGTACCGTGGACGAGGTCGGAGCCACGGGCATTTTCGTCCATATAACAATTCTGGTTACCGGAAGTGGCAATCTGAATCACAGAGTAAAAGAAAGGCACCACGTGGAGGAAAAACTGAAAATGTTTGCTATAGGTGCGGCATGGATGGGCACTGGACACGTAATTGTCATACCCCAGATCATCTTGTTAAGCTATACCAATCTTCTCaaaaatcaaaagagaaaatggCAGAAACAAATTTCGCCAACAATAATATAGATGATTTTCCTAGAATCACAACTGGAGGAATAAGCATTAATGGTCTGAATGAACCTAGCGAAACTCCCATATGGGAGGCTGAAGATTAG